One window of the Rufibacter radiotolerans genome contains the following:
- a CDS encoding KUP/HAK/KT family potassium transporter, which translates to MNNTSHAHRISGAGLLIALGIIYGDIGTSPLYVMKAIIGATPINATLVYGGISCVVWTLTLQTTIKYVILTLRADNKGEGGIFSLFALVRRHAKWLTIPAMVGGSALLADGIITPPISVSSAIEGLKIIYPEIPTVPIVIGILALIFLMQSFGTQIVGKAFGPVMLIWFSMLAFLGILSVMEHPEILKSLNPYFAYDLLVNYPGGFWLLGAVFLCTTGAEALYSDLGHCGKGNIRISWAFVKSCLLLNYFGQGAWLMQYEGKNLTSLDTTNPFYGIMPDWFLIFGIAIATIAAVIASQALITGSFTLIGEAIRLNMWPKVRLIYPTNVKGQIYVPSINRLLLLGCVGVVLYFKESANMEAAYGLAITVTMLMTTTLLSYYLLTKRVAKIWIGLFLAVYLAIEGSFLAANLIKFPHGGWVTLVIGTLLISVMYIWLKAYYIKKRLTEYVPIKEYVPALRELSEDESIPKYTTHLVFMTSAERTSEIESKIIYSIFQKRPKRADIYWFIHVNTMDEPYTMEYKVNVLAERDVVRIDFRLGFRVEQRINLFFRKVVEDLVQNGEVDITSRYSSLSKQNVIGDFRFVVLEKFLSYENDLPFWENTIMKSYFYIKEFTTSEGKWFGLDTSSVKIEKVPLIIKPARQLEMKRIV; encoded by the coding sequence ATGAACAACACCAGCCATGCTCACCGCATCTCGGGAGCCGGTTTACTTATTGCCCTTGGCATCATTTACGGTGATATAGGCACTTCTCCTCTGTATGTAATGAAGGCGATCATTGGGGCCACCCCCATTAACGCTACTCTTGTATACGGCGGAATTTCCTGCGTAGTCTGGACGCTTACCCTGCAAACCACCATCAAGTATGTGATCCTAACCCTGCGGGCCGATAACAAGGGCGAGGGCGGCATCTTCTCGCTTTTTGCCTTGGTGCGCCGGCATGCCAAGTGGTTGACCATTCCGGCCATGGTGGGTGGAAGCGCCTTGCTGGCCGACGGTATCATCACGCCCCCCATTTCGGTTTCCTCAGCCATTGAAGGGCTCAAGATCATCTATCCAGAAATTCCCACGGTGCCCATTGTCATAGGCATTCTGGCGCTTATTTTCCTGATGCAGAGCTTCGGGACCCAAATTGTGGGCAAGGCCTTTGGACCGGTCATGTTGATCTGGTTTAGCATGCTGGCCTTTCTGGGCATCCTCTCCGTAATGGAGCACCCCGAGATCTTGAAGTCCCTAAACCCTTACTTCGCCTATGACCTGCTGGTGAACTACCCGGGCGGCTTCTGGCTGTTGGGCGCCGTTTTCCTGTGCACCACCGGGGCCGAGGCCCTGTATTCAGACCTGGGGCACTGCGGCAAAGGCAACATCAGGATCAGCTGGGCTTTTGTGAAGAGCTGCCTATTGCTGAACTACTTTGGGCAGGGCGCCTGGCTGATGCAGTATGAGGGCAAAAACCTGACCTCCCTGGACACCACCAACCCTTTCTATGGAATCATGCCTGACTGGTTCCTCATATTCGGGATTGCCATTGCCACCATTGCCGCCGTTATAGCCAGCCAGGCCCTCATCACTGGTTCCTTCACCTTAATTGGCGAGGCCATCAGGCTGAACATGTGGCCGAAGGTACGCCTGATCTACCCTACCAACGTGAAGGGCCAGATCTACGTGCCCAGCATTAACCGGCTGCTCCTACTGGGTTGCGTGGGCGTGGTGCTCTACTTCAAAGAGTCGGCTAACATGGAAGCCGCCTACGGCCTGGCCATTACGGTGACCATGTTAATGACCACCACCCTGCTCAGCTATTACCTGCTCACCAAACGGGTGGCCAAAATCTGGATTGGGCTTTTCCTGGCCGTGTATCTGGCCATTGAGGGTTCTTTTCTGGCGGCCAACCTCATCAAATTCCCGCACGGGGGTTGGGTAACCCTAGTGATTGGTACGCTGCTGATCTCGGTGATGTACATCTGGCTCAAGGCTTATTACATTAAGAAACGCCTGACAGAATACGTACCCATCAAGGAATATGTGCCGGCCCTGCGCGAACTGAGCGAAGACGAGTCCATCCCGAAATACACCACCCACTTGGTGTTCATGACCAGTGCCGAGCGCACTTCTGAGATAGAGTCAAAGATCATCTACTCCATCTTCCAGAAAAGGCCTAAGCGAGCCGATATCTACTGGTTTATTCACGTGAATACCATGGATGAGCCTTACACTATGGAGTACAAGGTGAACGTGCTGGCCGAGCGGGATGTGGTGCGTATTGACTTTAGGTTAGGATTCAGGGTGGAACAGCGCATCAACCTTTTTTTCCGGAAAGTAGTGGAAGACCTGGTGCAGAATGGCGAAGTGGACATCACTAGCCGCTATAGCTCCCTGAGCAAGCAGAACGTGATCGGTGACTTCCGGTTTGTGGTGCTGGAGAAATTCCTAAGCTACGAGAACGACCTGCCTTTCTGGGAGAACACCATCATGAAGTCTTACTTCTACATCAAGGAATTCACCACCTCAGAAGGCAAATGGTTCGGCCTGGATACCAGCTCCGTGAAAATAGAAAAGGTACCGCTCATCATTAAACCCGCCCGCCAGCTAGAGATGAAACGAATAGTGTAG